In the genome of Falsirhodobacter halotolerans, the window TTTCGGGCCGACGGTGAAATAGGTTTGAAGGCCCAGAAGGGCATAGCCCGCGCGGATCAGCCGGTCCAACCCTGCTTCGTCCAAGCCCATCTCGCCCAGGAACATCTCGGCCTCCTCGGCGTCGAGTTGGCTGATCTCCTCTTCGATGCGGGCGGAGATGACGACCGCGCCCGCGCCCTGCGCCGCGGCCATTTCGGCCACGCGGGCGGACTGGCTGTTGCCCTCCGCCGCCGCCTGCTCCTCAACGTTGCAGACATAGAGGATGGGCTTGGCGGTCAGAAGTTGCAGCATCCGCCACTGCTTCTGATCGTCCGCGGACACCTCGATGGTGCGGGCGGGCTTGCCGTCGTTCAGCGCGGCCTGTGCCTGCCGCAGAAGGCGGTCCTGATCGGCGGCCTCCTTGTCGCCGCCCTTCAGCTTGCGGGCGAGGTTGGCCAGACGCCGTTCGATCGATTCCATATCGGCCAGCATCAGTTCCGTCTCGATCGTTTCGGCATCGGCCACGGGGTCGATCCGGCCTTCAACATGGGTGATGTCCCCATCTTCGAAACAGCGCAGGACATGGGCGATGGCATCGCATTCGCGGATGTTGGCCAGGAACTGGTTGCCCAGGCCCTCACCCTTGGAGGCGCCGCGCACAAGGCCCGCGATGTCCACGAAGGTCATCCGCGCGGGAATGATCTGTTTCGATCCGGCAATCCCCGCCAGCGTGTCCAGACGCGCATCCGGCACCGCCACGTCGCCCACGTTGGGTTCGATGGTGCAGAACGGGAAGTTGGCCGCCTGCGCCGCCGCCGTGCGGGTCAGCGCGTTGAACAGGGTCGATTTGCCCACATTCGGCAAGCCGACGATCCCCATGCGAAAGCCCATCATCATCCCCTTTTTCCGCGACCCGCCCCAGATAAGGCGCGGGCGCGCCACACGCAAGCCAGTTGCGCGCGGCCCCGCTTTTCCCTACCACCTGTCGCAACGCAGGAGATGACGCCATGACCCGTATCGACGCCAAGTTCGCCGCCCTGAAAGCCGAAGGCAAGAAGGCGTTCGTCGCCTATGTCATGGCGGGCGACCCGGATGCGGACACGACGTTCCAGGTGATGCGGGGGATGCCCGCCGCCGGGGTGGACGTGATCGAACTGGGGATGCCCTTTACCGACCCGATGGCCGACGGATCGACCATCCAGCTGGCCGGGCAACGGGCGCTGGAAGGCGGGCAGACGCTGGACAAGACGCTGGAGATCGCGCGCCGTTTCCGCGAGGGCGACGACACGACGCCGATCGTTCTGATGGGCTATTACAACCCGATCTATTCCCGCGGGGTGAACCTGTTCCTGACGCAGGCGAAGGCCGCGGGGATCGACGGGCTGATCGTTGTGGACCTGCCGCCCGAGGAGGATGACGAACTGTGCCTGCCCGCCCAGGCGGCGGGGTTGAACTTCATCCGGCTGGCCACGCCCACGACCGACGCGGCGCGCCTGCCGCGCGTGCTGCAGAACACTTCGGGCTTCGTCTATTACGTGTCGATCAACGGGATCACCGGGGCGGCCGCGCCCCAGCCGTCCGACGTCGCGCCGGAAGTGGCGCGGATCAAGGCCTCCACCGACCTGCCGGTGATCGTGGGCTTCGGCATCACCACGGGGGCGGCCGCCGAAGGGATCGCCGCCATCGCCGACGGGTGCGTCGTGGGGTCGGCCATCGTCAAGCTGATCGGCGAGGGGCGTCCGGTGGCGGACGTTCTGGCCCATGTGGCGGACCTGGCCGCCGGAGCGCATCGCGCCTGAGGGTCAGCGGCGCAAGAGGCGGAACAGGCCCGAGGCCCCCCACCCGGCCAGAACCGCCATCGCCAGCGCCAGAAGGCCATAGACCAATGACTGCTCGCGCGAGAGGTTGTAGAGAAACCGCTCCAACCCCGCCTTGCGCACGCCGATCTGGCGTTCCAGCATGTCCACCACCTGACCGTCGCGGGTCAGGAAGATGCGCACCCGGTAATCGCCCTCGGTCAGGTCGGCGGGCAGGGCCACGTCGGTGCGAAACAGCGTCGCTTCATCGAAGGCCACCGCGCCTTCGTTGATGCGAAAGCGGCCCTGCGCCTCGCGGATGCGAACCAGCGCGTCCAGAAAGGTCTGCGGATCGTCGGTTTCCGAACTCATCCCCACCGACCGGATCGCCTGACGGATGGTGATGCGGTGGCGCAGGTCGTCGGTCTGGCTCAGGATCTCGTCCAGGGGGCCGGTGGTTGCCACGGCATAGAAGCTGGGCGCGCTGTCCACCCGCACGGCATCCGCGTTCACCCAGATGCCGAAACTGCGATCCTTGCGCCGGACCATCACGGGGGTATGGGGTCCCTCCACCGCCACGATCACCTCAAGCGGGGGACC includes:
- the ychF gene encoding redox-regulated ATPase YchF: MGFRMGIVGLPNVGKSTLFNALTRTAAAQAANFPFCTIEPNVGDVAVPDARLDTLAGIAGSKQIIPARMTFVDIAGLVRGASKGEGLGNQFLANIRECDAIAHVLRCFEDGDITHVEGRIDPVADAETIETELMLADMESIERRLANLARKLKGGDKEAADQDRLLRQAQAALNDGKPARTIEVSADDQKQWRMLQLLTAKPILYVCNVEEQAAAEGNSQSARVAEMAAAQGAGAVVISARIEEEISQLDAEEAEMFLGEMGLDEAGLDRLIRAGYALLGLQTYFTVGPKEARAWTIHGGMLAPQAAGVIHGDFEKGFIRAETIAYDDYVAGKGEAGAKEAGKFRVEGKTYEVKDGDVLHFLFNG
- the trpA gene encoding tryptophan synthase subunit alpha, with the translated sequence MTRIDAKFAALKAEGKKAFVAYVMAGDPDADTTFQVMRGMPAAGVDVIELGMPFTDPMADGSTIQLAGQRALEGGQTLDKTLEIARRFREGDDTTPIVLMGYYNPIYSRGVNLFLTQAKAAGIDGLIVVDLPPEEDDELCLPAQAAGLNFIRLATPTTDAARLPRVLQNTSGFVYYVSINGITGAAAPQPSDVAPEVARIKASTDLPVIVGFGITTGAAAEGIAAIADGCVVGSAIVKLIGEGRPVADVLAHVADLAAGAHRA
- a CDS encoding TIGR02186 family protein, yielding MIRAALLLLALALPAAAQERIVLGLSQYSVTITTNYIGTEILVYGAVQRDAPPPEGPPLEVIVAVEGPHTPVMVRRKDRSFGIWVNADAVRVDSAPSFYAVATTGPLDEILSQTDDLRHRITIRQAIRSVGMSSETDDPQTFLDALVRIREAQGRFRINEGAVAFDEATLFRTDVALPADLTEGDYRVRIFLTRDGQVVDMLERQIGVRKAGLERFLYNLSREQSLVYGLLALAMAVLAGWGASGLFRLLRR